CCaaaattatagaaaaaaataaattcaaaaatagcctattaaatgatatgaccaaactttttaaaataataaaaaaaagtaaatatatattttgtttggGGTTTTTATTGACTATTATATCTTCTGTTATGGATTCTTATATcccaatttttttatcaaaagcAATTTCACATATAATGAGTAAAAGTGGTGAAATaattggaaaaataaatgacaCACCTTTTAAAtcagtttttttattttccaatcataaaattaataaaccgttatgtgaatatatattagtatcgatttttagtttattattttcatcctTCAAATCTTATACATTTAATCTATGTGCTTATATAAGTACAAACAAATTACAAAATCACTTATTTAGAGTATTATTgcacaaaaatattaattattttaaaaaaaaaggaacaGGAGCATTGTTAAGCCGATTGAATATAGATTCTTCTGAAttaattgatatatttactaCTAATATAATAGTGTTGTTACGgaatgttataaaaatgttgtTATCCTTTTACTTTctatacaaaattaatgTTAAACTTGTGTTTATCCCTTTATGTATCGTTTTctgtatttataatatctcaattttattttcaagaATATTTCGAGCCATAGCAAAAGAAGAGAGTAATAACCTTGCTCAATCAAATAACATCATTGAGCAAGCCATCAATAACTTCTCActaataaatacatataatacacataatgaagaaataaatacgTTTAATAACTCTATTAATGATATTTGCAATACCAGATTGAAACTCggatttttttatattttagaaaaatttataattcgAACAATTGACATCATTACCTTTGTTAGTACACTTATTGTTATTAAGCAAATTATTCAGAACAATAATACCCATAACGATATTAGACAAATTATTTCAtctgttatatatatacaaaaaattatatctCAATCGTCTACTATTGAACAACAATATTCGCGGGTTCAAGAATTAATAGGAAATGCTGAAGATGTAATTAAACTAATTGAAAAAGATACTTTCCAAgataatcaaaataaatctatttattttaaaaattcatatattaacttttttaatttcacaaatttaaaaaattttattttcaattattctattttaaaaaaaatgaaagctattcaaaaaaatacaaactATGTtactaatattataaaacctaattatattaaactCTTTGaaagaaattataataatttatccAAGTACATAATGGACGATAAAGCTGAATTGGAAGGAATTCAACCAAATAAGGAAGTTATACACGAACCATtccaaattattaataaaactGGTTATACGGGTAACAACACAAATAAAGACAATGGAATTATTCCTGAAAATtcaacaaataaaattaaaaaaaataaattcgatataaatattcaagAAATACATagttttatcaaaaatgaTCATGAACTTATAATAAAGTATAAAttagataaaaaattcacaaactttttaaaaacaaaatataaaaaaaatattatatcactcattgtaaaattatatgaaaaaagaaatcaTTTTGTAAGtgatgaatatttatttatgtttgataatattagtAAATTTAgccaattaaaaaatgcagataaaaaaagtatactCAAAATGAGcaatataacaaataacACAATATTCATAACCCTTCTAACTTttctattttataattattcaaagttttattataaaaaacaaaaaaaaaaacctATAAAtcttttagaaaaaaaaaaaataaaaaatacttCTACTACACACGATACaattaataacaataatacaTCTATACTTCttgatgaatataataacaatactTCTAATGAAAATATCGTTGAATCTGATTCTTCGAATACTGAAGATATAAATCTTGATGATGTCATAAATGATCCAATAATATGTGACTTAAATATACATGGTACGTCTAGTGAGACAAATGGTTAttgtattaataataaatgtcATATTTCCgatatatcatataataGAGAAATAGATAAAGATATTACTCTGAATTCGAATGaaataaacaaacaaaataatttataccAAGCAAAGCAAGTAGATCAAACAGATAATAGATCAATCTCATCGCAATGTGGTATATCCattaatgaagaaaatttgataaaattgaaaaccaaaaaaaaactaaaaaaaaaaaactttaataatatattatcatatattatgcaaaatgctataaaagaaattgaaatattaagatatattgatgaaaattataaaaatataaatgaaaaattaatgataaataatataaatggtgacaataaaaaaggaagtAGTCTTACCTTTAAAAATGttgatttttatattgaaaaatatcccaaaaataaaattttgtcAAATATTAATCtacattttaataatatgtatacatatgGAATATTAAGCTATAATAATTCAGGAAAAAATGCATTGACAAAATTATGCTCAAAATTATACACCAAAACTTATGGTAATATTCTTATAGATAATGAGaatattgaaaatgtttcaaaatatatattaacaaaaaaaatgtcaaTAGTTGAAGAAGatacttatttatttagtgatagcataatttataatattctttattcatacaattttaaagaaaaaaaaaataatattaataataatttagcCTACTCctattataatatagaacttgataaaaacaatataaaaaattgtttgcATTTATTTCAAAGCGATAACGACATTCTTctaaataaagataaaattaaaattaacgAAACTACAACTAACCAAAACATAGTTACACACATGTCTGATCAAATTATACAAGATAATTTGTTATTAgaaaaagtaaatataaaaacatgtCTTATGTGTGGAGATCAAATTAATACAGCTTTATTtgatcataaaaataaaaaaattaaaaaaattaatatatataaaaaatataaaacacattttattaccaaattatataaagaaataataaaagtatCCAAAATTGTGTGTTTAGATAgtttaataaattcatataaaaataaatatttccatAATATTAATTCCCATAATTTATCAGGAGgacaaaaacaaaaaatttcaTTAGCTAGAgctataataaaaaatccaaaaatattaattttaaatgaagCTTTTAGTGCATTAGATTCAacaaatgaattaaatatttttgcaaacataaaaaaatatttgccTAATTCcactattattaatatttcac
Above is a window of Plasmodium berghei ANKA genome assembly, chromosome: 4 DNA encoding:
- a CDS encoding ABC transporter B family member 4, putative → MKLLGYQFVRLLLFYILLYQNYNVINALNKNRHDIIHSGIHQNIYCSIKWHNKNTSEKVNKTNNRHTLNFLIPQNCLQKRDHNNSANRIISKFMKNANQKKIFNWGNNNNIYLSPFSSKNIKSHTKLYNQKNSLSDVYSKIIEKNKFKNSLLNDMTKLFKIIKKSKYIFCLGFLLTIISSVMDSYIPIFLSKAISHIMSKSGEIIGKINDTPFKSVFLFSNHKINKPLCEYILVSIFSLLFSSFKSYTFNLCAYISTNKLQNHLFRVLLHKNINYFKKKGTGALLSRLNIDSSELIDIFTTNIIVLLRNVIKMLLSFYFLYKINVKLVFIPLCIVFCIYNISILFSRIFRAIAKEESNNLAQSNNIIEQAINNFSLINTYNTHNEEINTFNNSINDICNTRLKLGFFYILEKFIIRTIDIITFVSTLIVIKQIIQNNNTHNDIRQIISSVIYIQKIISQSSTIEQQYSRVQELIGNAEDVIKLIEKDTFQDNQNKSIYFKNSYINFFNFTNLKNFIFNYSILKKMKAIQKNTNYVTNIIKPNYIKLFERNYNNLSKYIMDDKAELEGIQPNKEVIHEPFQIINKTGYTGNNTNKDNGIIPENSTNKIKKNKFDINIQEIHSFIKNDHELIIKYKLDKKFTNFLKTKYKKNIISLIVKLYEKRNHFVSDEYLFMFDNISKFSQLKNADKKSILKMSNITNNTIFITLLTFLFYNYSKFYYKKQKKKPINLLEKKKIKNTSTTHDTINNNNTSILLDEYNNNTSNENIVESDSSNTEDINLDDVINDPIICDLNIHGTSSETNGYCINNKCHISDISYNREIDKDITLNSNEINKQNNLYQAKQVDQTDNRSISSQCGISINEENLIKLKTKKKLKKKNFNNILSYIMQNAIKEIEILRYIDENYKNINEKLMINNINGDNKKGSSLTFKNVDFYIEKYPKNKILSNINLHFNNMYTYGILSYNNSGKNALTKLCSKLYTKTYGNILIDNENIENVSKYILTKKMSIVEEDTYLFSDSIIYNILYSYNFKEKKNNINNNLAYSYYNIELDKNNIKNCLHLFQSDNDILLNKDKIKINETTTNQNIVTHMSDQIIQDNLLLEKVNIKTCLMCGDQINTALFDHKNKKIKKINIYKKYKTHFITKLYKEIIKVSKIVCLDSLINSYKNKYFHNINSHNLSGGQKQKISLARAIIKNPKILILNEAFSALDSTNELNIFANIKKYLPNSTIINISHKITTIKHCDYIYVLKNGKIIEQGLRTKLQEDKNSEYSKKLNEF